In Segatella copri, the DNA window GAGGAAGAGGCATTCAACTATCTTGATGCCCAGTTGGAGAACTTCGTGAAGCGCATGGACAGAATCCGTGAGCGCAGTGAGGACAAGACCATGAACAAGTGGCTCGACACGCAGGACGTGTGTCAGACGCTCAACATCTGCCCACGGACAGTGCAGACGCTTCGGGACAACGGAACTTTGGCTTATACGCAAATCAGCCACAAGACCTACTACAAGCCGGAGGACGTGATGGCTATCGTAGCAGTAGTGGAGGACAAGAAAAAGGACATGCGCTTTCGCAAGCGCACAGGTTAGGCTGTCAATATACAACAGCCACTTAATCCAATGCAGCAAGTAAACCGAGTAACGTAAGTATCAACAATAAAACGAGACAACTATGAGCAATGAAGTAATGACAAGAAACAGCGAGTGGATGAACCACATCGTGAACCACCTCAACCGAATGGTTGACAATTTTGAACGTGCCGTGATGAACTACCGCCCCATGCTTGGCGGTGAGCGCTTCATGACGGACAAGGAGCTTTGTGCCAGGCTGCAACTGAGCCGAAGAACCCTGCAGGACTACCGAAACAACGGTGTCATCCCGTATATCCAGCTTGGCGGAAAGATACTCTACCGCGAGTCCGACATTCAGAAGATTCTGATGGCTAACTATCGTGAGGCGTACAGAATGAAGGGCTTGTAGGAGAAATACATGTCCTTGATGAGTGGGGTGAAATGAACAAGGCGACAACGTATAACTTACCGAGCGTGGTTGTTATAGGTTGTCGCCTCATTTTATTGGCTATACCGAGTTGGTCGTGTTTGCCGGGTGTTCTCCGTATGGTCTGTATAAAATCTAATACCATGCTAAAACACACTGCGGTGGTTCGCCCAAGTGGCTGGAGGCGCAAAGCCTCCAAGAAACGTTGCTTTATATGGCTGTTCTATGCCATTGCGTTCTCTGTAAAGATACAGACCAGTTTAGTGCGGTTGGTCTGCTTTTTGATGATGGCTTGCATAATGAACTCCCGAAAGGCTCTGCTCTCAATGCTGTCAATACGGAAGGCTACCGCAATGACGAGTTCAAGACTATACACATCATAGCTGATGCGGTCGTTCTTCCTGACATGACGGCGTACACCCTGCTCTTTCAGAATGCCGTCCTTGAATATAGCCTTAACAGCCTTGCGCACATAGCAGCCGAATACATTATACATGTCGGCAATCTCCTGCATGGTCATCCATACAGTATCGGTCGGCATGGATACCGTTCCGCTCTCGCTGATAGTTATTATCCCTCTGTTCATTTCCCGTCCTCCTTATTTTTATTCTGGTCAGTTTCTTTTGTTTCTCTGCGCTGCATCAGCTTGTCCATGTCCTTGGATATCTTGTCATCGGTGATGACGGCATAGACCTGGGTGCTTCGCAGGTTGGAATGCCCCATCATCTTGGCGATGCTTTCCATTGATATGCCCGAAGTAACCATGTTTACTCCGAATGTATGTCTTGCAACGTGTGCGGTAAGGTTCTCATTTATACCCAAAGCCACACCGAGTGAATGAAATTCAAACCACATGGAATCACGTGAAGAAAGAGGGAAAACAGGTTTGCTATCATCCGCTGTATTGTATAGCGACATTATTTGTTCAGCTATCGGGTGCAAGGGAATGAACGCTTCGTTGTTGGTCTTTGCTCTTTTCTCACGGATGTATTTTCTACCGTCTGCCGTCATCCCGATATGGTGTGGATACAGGTTACGTAAATCGACATAAGCCAAACCTGTAAGGCTG includes these proteins:
- a CDS encoding helix-turn-helix domain-containing protein, which codes for MGFIVFEEEAFNYLDAQLENFVKRMDRIRERSEDKTMNKWLDTQDVCQTLNICPRTVQTLRDNGTLAYTQISHKTYYKPEDVMAIVAVVEDKKKDMRFRKRTG
- a CDS encoding helix-turn-helix domain-containing protein, producing the protein MSNEVMTRNSEWMNHIVNHLNRMVDNFERAVMNYRPMLGGERFMTDKELCARLQLSRRTLQDYRNNGVIPYIQLGGKILYRESDIQKILMANYREAYRMKGL